Proteins encoded by one window of Thalassoroseus pseudoceratinae:
- a CDS encoding efflux RND transporter periplasmic adaptor subunit: MSVEVSSVKWLKAGLPVLVLLLGAGSLLVFGQRTEPETREPTGSSETAVETASAELIREPFPITIDGEAISYRSIKISAEVDGRVINLPKTSRGGRFVREGDLLLEIDPTDYQIAVDRLNAQVQQAAHDLDAVAVDIAGTQAMVKLADEQLEIMRRDLKRAQQLYSRSAGSEREVDTARQAELAARNSHQTLQNQLAALRKKEATLTSAKQIAETQLRQAEADLKRTRITAPVSGTVVGELVNQGEFVRMGDPLIRISESARMEVKCNLKIPELKWIWLQDQAGKQTSSERVGNRLELPQVPVEVVFEVDGIQVVWDGVLSRYEGVGLDTRTRTVPCRVLVEHPEASRVEKGLDQIRQSVITPPALLSGMYVTVRIPITSPLPLLKLPITAYRPGGFVWVVRDGKLHILKVQLARTSEDFVLVEQRENGLQDGDAVVVSPLASVTEGLPVKILNSPADEAGT, encoded by the coding sequence ATGTCTGTAGAAGTTAGCAGCGTGAAATGGCTCAAAGCCGGGTTGCCAGTGCTTGTGCTGTTGTTGGGTGCGGGGAGCTTGTTGGTCTTCGGGCAACGAACCGAACCAGAAACCCGGGAACCAACCGGTTCATCGGAAACGGCAGTCGAAACCGCGTCCGCCGAACTCATCCGCGAACCGTTTCCGATCACGATCGATGGGGAAGCGATTTCTTATCGCAGCATCAAGATATCCGCCGAGGTCGACGGCCGGGTCATCAACCTACCGAAAACCAGCCGGGGCGGCCGTTTCGTTCGCGAAGGCGATCTTCTCTTGGAAATCGATCCCACCGATTATCAGATCGCCGTCGATCGACTGAACGCACAAGTTCAACAGGCAGCTCACGACCTGGACGCCGTTGCCGTGGACATCGCCGGAACACAAGCCATGGTGAAGCTGGCAGACGAACAACTCGAAATTATGCGACGAGATTTGAAACGGGCTCAGCAACTGTATTCTCGAAGTGCGGGCAGCGAACGTGAAGTTGATACGGCTCGACAGGCGGAACTTGCGGCCCGCAATAGTCATCAAACCCTGCAAAACCAACTGGCTGCACTTCGCAAGAAAGAAGCCACGCTCACGTCCGCGAAACAAATCGCCGAAACCCAACTTCGCCAGGCCGAAGCCGATTTGAAACGCACTAGAATCACCGCTCCAGTCTCTGGAACGGTGGTTGGCGAGCTAGTCAACCAAGGTGAATTCGTCCGCATGGGTGATCCACTGATCCGCATCAGTGAGTCCGCGCGAATGGAAGTCAAATGCAATCTCAAGATCCCCGAACTCAAATGGATTTGGCTCCAAGACCAAGCCGGAAAACAGACCTCGAGCGAACGAGTCGGGAATCGTTTGGAACTCCCTCAAGTGCCGGTCGAGGTGGTCTTTGAAGTCGACGGTATTCAGGTGGTTTGGGACGGTGTGTTGTCCCGATACGAGGGAGTCGGTTTGGATACTCGCACGCGGACGGTGCCCTGTCGCGTGTTGGTTGAACACCCCGAGGCTTCCCGAGTCGAGAAGGGTTTGGATCAAATTCGACAGTCCGTGATTACTCCCCCGGCGTTGCTTTCGGGAATGTATGTTACGGTGCGAATTCCGATTACATCGCCGCTCCCGCTCTTGAAATTGCCGATCACCGCCTATCGTCCAGGTGGCTTCGTGTGGGTCGTGCGAGACGGCAAACTCCACATCCTCAAGGTGCAATTGGCGAGGACATCGGAAGACTTTGTCCTCGTCGAACAACGGGAAAACGGATTGCAAGACGGTGATGCTGTGGTCGTCAGCCCGCTGGCATCGGTGACGGAAGGGTTGCCGGTGAAAATCTTGAATTCTCCGGCGGACGAAGCCGGAACGTAA
- a CDS encoding TetR/AcrR family transcriptional regulator, whose amino-acid sequence MARPQRVSDEEILKTARKIFLEHGPKVSVDVIADRLGVSAQAVYKRFSTKQELLLECLRPPGVPQWTEELNAGPTDEPLAEQLTHVVTVISRFFVEMSARMAVLHWSGISEKDIFAHYDPPPPVIGIRALAGWLKKAHERGLIRDVDTEATAIALLGSLHAPVHLERIVGLKVIDHSPEEYVEQVVSVYLQGLHPSSN is encoded by the coding sequence ATGGCTCGCCCACAACGCGTTTCTGACGAAGAAATCTTGAAGACTGCTCGAAAGATCTTTCTTGAGCATGGTCCGAAGGTTTCGGTGGATGTCATTGCAGACCGTCTGGGAGTGTCCGCTCAAGCGGTTTACAAACGGTTCTCGACGAAGCAAGAACTTCTGCTGGAATGCCTTCGCCCGCCTGGTGTTCCGCAATGGACCGAAGAACTCAATGCTGGTCCCACGGACGAACCGCTCGCGGAGCAGTTGACGCATGTTGTTACCGTGATTTCTCGGTTCTTCGTCGAGATGTCTGCTCGAATGGCCGTCCTACATTGGAGCGGGATCTCGGAGAAAGACATCTTCGCGCATTATGATCCACCGCCCCCCGTCATCGGCATTCGCGCGTTGGCGGGGTGGTTGAAGAAAGCCCACGAGCGAGGCCTGATCCGCGATGTGGACACGGAAGCAACAGCCATCGCGTTGTTGGGTTCGCTGCATGCCCCAGTGCATCTTGAAAGAATCGTTGGGCTGAAAGTCATCGACCATTCGCCGGAAGAATATGTCGAGCAGGTGGTCAGCGTCTATTTACAAGGTCTGCATCCTTCCTCGAACTAA
- a CDS encoding efflux RND transporter permease subunit, with translation MKSLVRWAVEHVAAMNTLMISVILVGALSALMLRREEFPRFELEIILVTVPYPGASPDEVEQGICQKVEEAVRSVDGIKKVTSIALEGSGSVILECESDGPDVQKILGEVESEIDRIPSFPILSEEPEVRQLTMRNRAIALGVISTQNAATDSDLRLRELTEQVREDLLQIPEISVAELQATPNYQIDIEISQSTLREYGLTLKEVADRVRIRNLELPGGNLRGQGQEYLLRGKDKRHYGDEIERIPLVTDSRGVALTVGDLGTVRDEFVDTTAISRINGQPGLAISIEAAAREDLLAMTSAVREYSETKELPPGYEFAVWGDTSIDVRERLDLLTTSGIQGLALVFLILAIFLEFRLAFWVALGIPISVFGALIVLWQTGETLNMLSMFAFLIALGIVVDDAIVIGENIYAHRQMGKTGLQAAIDGTAEVIPSVTTSIATTVFAFMPMFFVTGVMGKFFAVLPVAVIAMLLISLVEAIFILPCHLAHPPKQSRRVGWISRKWTGFNESVGRRLDWFISTIYEPVLKRCLRNPALVCCSAVALLLGSFSLVTGGIVPWEIFPDLDARQIESKIIFPEGTPKHVTDAATQRIQDAIIEIGREYEEREGRPLVTLTHRLVGQVVAEAPGQASERTEGSHAGMISVELVRNEDREITSNEVVKIWRERVGEIAGAETLSFGTIAGGPAGTPIEFKILGGSEDMADLEAVVEACKEKLASYPGVFDISDDSRPGKWELQLTVKDDAEQLGVSLESIAGTVRSAYYGEEVMRLQRGRHEVKLMVRFPKAERESLASLDEVYVDVGDGYQRPLTELAEIDVNRGYAEVNRLDQRRSITISADVDSAVANASQIVGKLQRKFVPDLLEDYPNVQVRWEGQQEQTVESIQSLFIGLIIALLAMFALLTLEFQSYFQPVIVMAVIPFGIIGALWGHAAMGLPLTLFSVMGLVALTGVVVNDSIVLVDFINHRIKDGIPLNEAVVEAGIRRFRPVLLTSLTTIGGLLPILLETSLQAQLLIPMANSLCFGLMLSTVLVLLLVPVYYSIYGRLTGMQMSTDETTTEVVQQKNISEEMNAVLH, from the coding sequence ATGAAATCGCTTGTCCGTTGGGCCGTCGAACACGTTGCGGCCATGAATACGCTGATGATCAGTGTGATTCTCGTCGGTGCCCTCAGCGCGTTGATGTTGCGTCGCGAGGAATTTCCGCGATTTGAACTCGAAATCATCTTGGTCACGGTGCCGTATCCCGGTGCGAGTCCCGATGAAGTTGAACAGGGAATCTGTCAGAAGGTCGAGGAAGCGGTCCGGTCGGTTGATGGCATTAAGAAGGTGACGTCAATTGCCCTTGAGGGGAGCGGTTCGGTCATTCTGGAATGCGAGTCCGACGGCCCGGACGTCCAGAAAATCTTGGGCGAAGTGGAATCGGAAATCGATCGAATTCCGAGTTTTCCCATTCTCTCCGAAGAGCCGGAAGTCCGGCAATTGACGATGCGGAACCGTGCGATCGCTTTGGGCGTGATTTCTACCCAAAACGCCGCTACCGATTCCGATCTGCGTCTCCGCGAACTCACCGAACAGGTCCGCGAAGACTTGCTGCAGATACCCGAAATCTCCGTGGCCGAACTCCAAGCGACGCCAAATTACCAAATCGACATCGAGATTTCGCAATCTACCCTGCGGGAATACGGACTGACCTTAAAAGAGGTGGCCGATCGCGTTCGCATTCGGAACCTGGAGTTGCCAGGTGGGAATCTGCGTGGGCAAGGCCAAGAATATCTGTTGCGGGGCAAAGACAAACGACACTACGGTGATGAGATCGAAAGGATTCCGCTCGTCACAGATTCGCGGGGCGTCGCGCTCACGGTCGGTGATTTGGGCACCGTGCGGGATGAGTTCGTCGATACAACCGCGATCAGTCGGATCAACGGTCAACCAGGTTTGGCGATTTCGATCGAGGCCGCCGCTCGCGAAGACCTGCTCGCAATGACTTCAGCCGTTCGCGAGTACTCGGAAACCAAAGAGTTACCGCCAGGCTACGAGTTCGCCGTTTGGGGCGACACCTCGATCGACGTCCGTGAACGCTTGGACCTACTCACGACCAGCGGCATCCAAGGGTTGGCGTTGGTCTTCTTGATCTTGGCGATCTTCCTCGAATTTCGCTTGGCGTTTTGGGTCGCATTGGGCATTCCGATTTCCGTGTTCGGTGCCCTCATTGTGCTGTGGCAGACCGGCGAAACGCTCAACATGCTTTCGATGTTCGCGTTCCTAATTGCATTGGGAATCGTCGTCGATGACGCCATTGTCATTGGAGAAAATATTTACGCCCATCGGCAGATGGGAAAAACCGGATTGCAAGCCGCGATTGACGGCACGGCGGAGGTGATCCCTTCGGTGACGACCTCGATCGCCACAACCGTTTTCGCGTTTATGCCCATGTTCTTCGTGACCGGGGTGATGGGGAAGTTCTTCGCCGTGCTTCCGGTCGCCGTCATCGCGATGCTGTTGATCTCGTTGGTGGAAGCGATTTTCATTCTGCCCTGTCACTTGGCACATCCGCCGAAGCAGTCCCGTCGGGTCGGTTGGATTTCTCGGAAATGGACCGGCTTCAACGAGTCGGTTGGTCGGCGTTTGGACTGGTTCATCAGCACCATCTATGAACCGGTGTTGAAGCGATGCTTGAGGAACCCAGCTTTAGTGTGTTGTTCAGCGGTCGCGCTATTGCTGGGTTCCTTCTCTCTGGTGACTGGTGGGATTGTGCCTTGGGAGATTTTCCCAGACCTCGACGCTCGCCAAATCGAATCGAAGATCATCTTCCCCGAAGGCACGCCCAAACACGTTACCGATGCGGCAACCCAGCGAATTCAGGATGCCATTATCGAAATCGGTCGCGAATATGAAGAACGGGAAGGCCGACCATTGGTGACACTTACTCACCGCTTAGTGGGGCAGGTCGTCGCGGAAGCACCAGGCCAAGCGTCGGAACGAACCGAAGGAAGCCACGCAGGGATGATCAGCGTGGAATTGGTCAGAAACGAAGATCGGGAAATTACCAGTAACGAAGTCGTCAAAATTTGGCGCGAGCGTGTCGGAGAAATCGCCGGTGCTGAAACGCTGAGTTTCGGCACGATCGCCGGTGGCCCCGCCGGGACCCCCATCGAGTTCAAGATACTTGGCGGCTCCGAAGACATGGCGGATTTGGAAGCTGTCGTCGAAGCCTGCAAAGAGAAATTGGCCAGTTACCCCGGTGTCTTCGACATTAGTGACGACTCCCGACCCGGCAAATGGGAATTGCAACTGACAGTCAAAGACGACGCCGAACAACTCGGAGTGTCGTTGGAATCCATCGCCGGCACCGTCCGTTCCGCGTATTACGGCGAGGAAGTCATGCGGCTGCAACGGGGTCGGCATGAAGTCAAACTCATGGTCCGATTCCCGAAAGCTGAACGGGAGTCACTTGCCAGCTTGGACGAAGTTTACGTCGATGTTGGAGACGGTTATCAACGCCCGCTCACGGAGTTGGCAGAGATTGACGTCAATCGCGGATACGCCGAGGTCAACCGACTAGATCAACGCCGTTCGATCACCATTTCCGCCGACGTGGATTCCGCTGTGGCAAACGCTTCGCAAATCGTCGGCAAACTCCAACGCAAATTCGTTCCCGATCTGCTGGAAGACTACCCAAACGTGCAAGTTCGCTGGGAAGGTCAACAAGAACAAACCGTCGAATCGATTCAAAGTCTTTTTATCGGTTTGATCATCGCGTTGTTGGCGATGTTCGCATTATTGACGTTGGAGTTCCAATCGTACTTTCAGCCGGTCATCGTGATGGCGGTTATTCCATTTGGCATCATCGGCGCACTCTGGGGACACGCGGCGATGGGTTTGCCACTGACGTTATTCAGCGTCATGGGATTGGTGGCGTTAACCGGGGTGGTGGTGAACGATTCGATCGTGCTAGTCGACTTCATCAATCATCGGATCAAAGACGGCATTCCTCTGAACGAGGCCGTGGTCGAAGCGGGGATCCGACGATTCCGTCCTGTGCTGCTCACATCGTTGACCACAATCGGTGGTCTTCTACCGATTTTGCTGGAAACCTCCCTGCAAGCCCAACTGCTGATTCCGATGGCAAATAGCCTTTGTTTCGGCTTGATGCTCTCGACGGTGCTCGTCCTGCTGTTGGTCCCCGTCTACTACAGTATCTATGGGCGACTAACCGGCATGCAAATGTCGACCGACGAAACCACGACCGAAGTCGTGCAACAAAAGAACATCTCTGAAGAAATGAATGCCGTCCTGCACTGA
- a CDS encoding amidohydrolase family protein produces the protein MQRIDSHHHFWHYDPQEYGWIGPDMGVLKRDFLPADLKTEMQANGIEGVVSVQARQTVEETDALLAFADDSEWIRGVVGWVPLAAPDVTDVLARFADRPRLKAVRHVVQDEPDDRFLLRDDFNRGIAALKPFGLVYDILIYAKQLPSTIEFVDRHPEQPFVLDHIAKPTIQMAEFDQTWADLLRELAKRPNVSCKFSGVVTEVRDTEWTVETIRPYWDVALESFGPARLMYGSDWPVCLLRSEYDRWVNCVATLASEMSSDEQSNFWAGNAIRAYGL, from the coding sequence ATGCAACGAATCGACAGCCATCACCATTTCTGGCACTACGATCCCCAAGAGTACGGTTGGATCGGCCCCGACATGGGTGTGTTGAAGCGAGATTTTCTGCCAGCTGACTTAAAAACCGAGATGCAAGCCAATGGCATCGAAGGAGTTGTGTCTGTGCAGGCGAGGCAGACCGTCGAAGAGACCGATGCCCTGCTCGCATTCGCTGACGACTCTGAATGGATTCGCGGCGTCGTCGGATGGGTGCCATTGGCCGCACCGGATGTGACCGATGTACTCGCCCGTTTCGCGGACCGCCCCCGACTGAAAGCCGTTCGGCACGTTGTGCAAGACGAACCCGACGACCGTTTCCTGCTGCGCGATGACTTCAACCGGGGAATTGCCGCCTTGAAGCCCTTTGGGTTGGTTTACGATATCCTCATCTACGCGAAGCAACTCCCGTCGACGATTGAATTTGTGGATCGACACCCCGAACAACCGTTCGTGCTGGACCACATTGCCAAGCCCACCATCCAGATGGCGGAATTCGACCAAACTTGGGCAGACTTATTGCGAGAACTGGCGAAACGACCGAACGTCAGTTGCAAGTTTTCAGGAGTGGTCACAGAGGTCCGAGATACGGAGTGGACTGTTGAAACCATCCGACCTTACTGGGATGTGGCTTTGGAATCCTTTGGGCCGGCACGTCTGATGTACGGGAGTGATTGGCCCGTCTGCTTACTTCGCAGCGAGTACGACCGGTGGGTCAATTGCGTGGCAACTCTCGCCAGTGAAATGAGTTCCGACGAGCAATCAAATTTCTGGGCGGGCAATGCCATTCGTGCCTATGGTCTGTAG